A region of the Cyanobium usitatum str. Tous genome:
AGTTTTGTTGATTGCGGGTCTGAACAACTGAACATCGGGTAAAGCAGTGCAGCTTCAGTTGCCCCGCAACGGCCCATCCGTTCAGTATTTCTAGCCCCATTGTGTTTCTGCCGGCCTGCGTTCAAGGACTTCACCAAGCCCTGATCAACCAGGCCATTTGCATCCCGTGACAGAACACGCCAACGGCGGCAGCTTTGCTTGCTCCGTCGACATCGACGCGCCCCTCGAAACAGCTGAAATCAACTCAGTTGAAGACAGCTCAGCTGAAATCAAGACAGAGCCAGCCATTGCCTCGGGCTTTGCCCGCTTTGGCTTTGGCCCAGAACTGCTGAAGGCCCTTGAAGCCGTCGGCTATCAGGAGCCCTCTCCAATTCAGAAGGCCGCCATCCCTGAGCTGATGCTCGGCCGCGACCTGGTGGGTCAGGCCCAGACCGGCACCGGCAAAACCGCTGCCTTCGCCCTGCCAATGCTGGCGGCCCTCGATCCCGACCAGCGCAAGCCTCAGGTGCTGGTGCTCGCCCCAACCCGGGAATTGGCCCTGCAGGTTGCCGAGGCCTTCAACGGCTATGCCAGCCACCTACCCGGCGTGCGCACCCTGGCGATCTACGGCGGCGCTGATTTCCGCGACCAGATCCATCAGCTCAAACGCGGCGTTCAAATCGTGGTGGGCACCCCCGGCCGCGTGATGGACCACATGCGTCAAGGCACCCTGGATCTCTCCAGTCTTCGCGCCCTGGTGCTAGACGAGGCCGATGAAATGCTGCGCATGGGCTTCATCGATGATGTCGAATGGGTGCTCGAACAACTACCTGAGCAGCGCCAAGTAGTGCTGTTTTCTGCCACCATGCCGCCCGAAATCCGGCGCATATCGCAGAAATATCTCAACGCTCCCGCCGAGATCACGATCAAGCAAAAGGCCGCCGATGCCACCCGCATTCGTCAGCGTTTCTTGATGGTGCATGCGCCCCACAAGCAAGCAGCTCTGGAGCGGGTACTGGAGGCGGAGACCAGTGAGGGGGTCATCATTTTTGCCCGTACCAAGGCGATCACGCTCACAGTGGCCGAATCGCTTGAACAGCACGGTTACGACGTTGCCGTGCTCAACGGCGACGTGCCCCAAGCCCAGCGAGAACGCACCATCGAGCGGCTTAAGAGCGGCCAGGTGGACGTACTGGTAGCCACCGATGTGGCTGCCCGCGGGCTCGATGTAGAGCGGATCAGCCTGGTGATCAACTACGACATCCCCTTCGATTCGGAGGCCTATGTCCACCGCATTGGACGCACCGGTCGAGCTGGCCGCAGCGGCGACGCCATCCTGTTCCTGACTCCGAGGGAGCGCCGTTTCCTGGGCGGCATGGAGCGGGCCGTGGGCAAGCCGATCGAAGAGATGGAGGTGCCAAGCAATGCCACCATCAATCAAAACCGGCTCGACCGGATGCGCACCAAGCTCACCAACTGCCTACAAACCCCAGCCAGCAGCGAGCAGGAGCGGGCCCTACTCAGCGAAATCCTGCAACGGGTTGCCCAGGAGCAGGGCTCCAGTCCTGAGCAGCTAGCCCTGGCGGCCCTCGAACTGAGCCTGGTGGGCAAGCCCCTGCTTTTGCAGGGCGAAGAGAACTTCCAGCAAGTGCGGCAGAACGGTCCTGGCCGCGATGGAGGCCGCGATAGCGGTAGGGATGGTGGCCGCGACTTCGGCCGGGACCGGGGACGGGGCCGGGAAATGGGTCGCGAGGTTGGCCGGGATCTGGGCAGGGGAGCTGCTCCCAGGGGCGAACGCCCCGTGGGTCCGCCAGAAGATCACATGGAGCGCTTCCGGGTGGAACTGGGCTGGCGCGACCGCATCAAGCCCGGCAACATCGTGGGTGCCATTGCCAATGAGGCCGGTCTGAACGGGCGATCCATCGGCCGTATCCAGATTTTCGACACCCACAGCACCGTGGACCTACCCAAGGGCATGCCCGAGGATGTTTTTCAGGGTCTCCGCCAACTTCGGGTGATGAACAAACCCCTGCAGCTTTCCAGGTTCCAGGGATAAACGCCTCGGGCTTCCGCCCTTCTGCTCCATGAACCCCAGCCCCCCGCGCCCAGTCCTAATCGGACTGCTTTGCCTGGGGCTGGCGTCCTTCATTCCAGCCAGCCGCTCTATCAGCGTTGCCGAAGTAGTCAAAGCCTTCTGCTTGTCGGCTTACCAAGCCGACCTGCAAAGGGAGGGCAAAGTTGCCCCCGCTGCCCATCTCGACCGCACCTGCGCCTGCGTTGGTGAGCGAGTTGCCAAGGGCAGCGACGTGGAGGACGCCCATGACGCCTGCGGGCGGAACCCGGACCAGCGTTCCGTGAGCAAGCCCAGCAGCTAGCTCCGATCGATGATCCGAAAGCCCAAAGCGCTGCTTCAAGCGCAAAGGCTGGTCACGCCTCCCACACTCAGGCTGGTCAAATCAGCAATCGAGAGCCGTTCCACTGCGGCTATCAATGTCGATTGAACCTCTGCACTCTCGCAAGCAACCAGACTCTGCAGCAGGTCGAAACGATCCTGGGCGGCCAGTTCGCCATCCTCACGCCAGGCGAGGCTCCAGGGCACAGGTGCTGTGATCATGGGACTGCTTTGATCAGAGTTTGCTGACATTGGGACGACATCCGGGATCAGCGGTCGAACCTCAGAGTCTCTTCAGAACCGCTTTACGGTTCTCCACGAAACGCCAGCGAGTGCTAATTGGTGGCCAAACCACCCAGTATTATTTCCCGTGATTCCAAGGGTACGGCGTCTCTTTTGGCACCCCTAGTTCCCACTAGGTCCATTAAGAACCGCAGCCACGTCCGAATCAGTTCCAGGATTTGCTTCATTAATGACTATCTACGTTGGCAATCTTTCGTTCCAAGCCGAACGCGAGGACTTGCTTGATCTCTTCGGCCAATACGGAGAGGTGCGCCAGTGCAGCCTGCCCCTCGACCGGGAAACCGGTCGCAAGCGCGGCTTCGCCTTTGTCGAGCTAGCCGACGATGCGGCCGAACAAAAGGCCATTGACGACCTTCAGGACGTGGAGTGGATGGGCCGCATGATTCGCGTCAACAAAGCAACTCCCCGTGAGGGTGGCGGTGGTGGCGGTGGCGGTGGCGGTGGCCGTGGGGGCTACGGCGGTGGCGGTGGCAATCGTGGTGGCGGTGGTGGTGGTGGATATGGCGGTGGCGGTGGCGGTGGCAACCGCTGGTAAAACCAACCAACAGCCGTTACTGCAAGGGAGCTCCATAGCGGGGTTTTTTGCGCCGCTCTGGGCAGGGGCAAGCCCCTATTGATGAGAGGGTCGCTTAGTGCAATAGCTTTTAGGGGATGAGAACCCCTCCGGCCAATCGGCCCCGCAAGCGCAGTAAACGCGGTGCCGTTCTCCTGGCAATCGGGGTAGGCCTCGGCGGAGGCCTTCTGCTGGCTGGGCCCCTCTCCGAACTGCTCAGCGATAACGCCTCAGGAGCAAGTAACGCCATCACCAATCCGTTCGCGGCCTGGAGCGGCATCACCAATCAGGACATCCTGCTGCTCGGCACCGATGTGGGCGGTGGCAACACCGATGTAATCGCCAGCCTGCGGGTGGATGGCGGCATCACCCGGATAACCCAGATACCTCGGGACACCTACATCGAGGCCGAGGGCTACGGTCCCCACAAAATCAACGCCCTCTACAGCCTCGGGGGAACCGATCTGATCAAACGGGAGCTGGCCCGCAAGTTGGGCCGGCCGATTACTCACCACGTGGTGGTGAACCTATCGGCAATCAGGCGCATGGCCGATGCCCTCGGTGGCATCGAGGTGAATGTGCCGAAACGCATGGCCTACACCGACAACACCCAGGGCCTATACATCGACCTGCAACCCGGCCTTCAAAATCTCAAAGGCCAAGACCTAGAAGGTTTTCTGCGCTTTCGCTACGATGAGATGGGCGACATCGGCCGGCTGGAGCGCCAGCAACTTGCCCTACAGGCCCTGTTTCGCAAGCTCACCAGGCCAGAGCATCTGGTGCGTCTGCCAATCCTGTTGGCCGCAGCCAGTAAGAATCTGAAAACCGATCTAGGCCCCATGGAGCTTGGTGGGCTGATCACCGCCATGGGTTCGACCCAGCTGGAGACAAAGCGCCTGGGCGGGCGGCCCTTCTACCAAAACGACATCAGCTACTGGGATGCGGAATGGCCCCAGCCGGTGCTGGAGAGCTCGGCCAGTGATGGCTCCGGGGAAGACGGCCGCTATCGCTTCCTCTTCTGATCTGCTGGAGCTTACGGCGATGACGGAGGAGCGCCATTGCTCCCCTGAGACAGGGTGACCAAAGCGAGCAGCAGGGGGTTGAAGCAGCCACTGTGAGCCCGAGCGCTGCTGTAAACGAAATTGAGGCGGCACCAAGCAAGCCCACGCTTGTGGCCACCCCCGGCCTGACGTGACTGCGGGCCTCAGGGTCGGGGCCGGCAGCTAGATCATCAGACACGCACTAAGGTCCACCCACACCCCTGCAAGCGCTGAAACGGGCCGCGATGGCTGGGCTCCGCGGTGGTGGGGCTGACCTGGGTCATGGGTCCCAGCTTGCAGGATTAAAAGGCACCTGTCAGGCCCAGCTGCTGCAGGCGCCGCACCGCGGCTTCCGCCGGCGCGCCCTCCAAGGCCAGGGCCTGGGCCAGCAGGGGCGCCAGCACCGGCACCTGGCTAAAGCCCGCACTAAAGCCGGTGAACAGCCACAACCCAGGCGCCCCTGCCAGCGGACCTACCAAAGGCAAGCCCTCACTGCAGAAGGCCACGGCCGCCTGGCGCAGATGGCCGGGCTGGGCCGCCAGCGGCGCCCCCCAGGCTTGGGCCGCTAGCTCTTGGCGCAGTTGCCCTTCCACCTCCAAAGGCGGCGGCGCTGGGCCCAGCTCCAGGCCCGGTCGCACCAGGGTGTGCTGGCCTAGCAGGGCCCCTTCTGCCCGGGGCACCAACCCGCCATCCACCAGCCACTCCGGCTGGCTCAGGCCAGCGGCGCGCCGCTCCAGAGCTACCCGCCCAAAGCTGGGCGGGAGCCAGGCGGCGGTGCGGCCCAGCGACGCCGGAAAGGAGGCCAGCTCCAGCGCCGCCGCCCAGCTGCTGCGCAAGCGCTGGGGCAGGAGCGGCCAGAGCTGGCGGCAGTAGGCGCCCGCCGCCAGCACCAGCTGGGGGGCCTGCAGGTCGCTGCCATCACTGAGGGAAAGCCGCCAACCAGTGGCTGGCTGCCGATCCAGGCGCTCCACCCGGCACGTTTTGCACGTCACCCCCGCCGCCGCCAGCACAAGCGGCAAGCGCGCCGCCAACACTGCGGAATCCACCTGGGCGAAGGGCAGCGGCCACCAGGCACTAAGGGGCCGCCAACCGGCGGCAGCCCCGTGCAAACGCAAGCGGCAGGGCCGCCAGCCCAAATCACCATGGCGTTCTTGCAGGAGCCGCCAACGCTTAGAGGCTCCGGCCGCCAAGCGAGCTAAGGGGGTTGGGGCCAGGGGCCATCCCGGCAGAGCGCCATAGCTGAGCTCGGTAGCGGAGCAAAGCCCATGGCTGGCGGGGGCAGCGACGACCGTCACAGACGCTCCCAGCTCCCGCAACGCCAAGGCCAACACCCCCCCAGCCACCCCAGCGCCAACGATCACCACATCGGCGGGGGCAGGAACCGTCACACCAGCAGGGTGAAGGAGGTGACGACCTGATGGAACATGTCCTTGACCTTGGCCCAACGAATCTCGTTGGTGCTGGCCGCAAACGTGTATAGCCGGCCGCGATCGAGCACCACGGTGGCCAACTCGTGGCGGTCGCGGTCTTCAAGGTGCACGGCGTATTCAAGGTCGTAGAAGGTGCGGGGGCCTTCCTGCCGCTCCGACGCTTCAACCAGCTCAGCCTGGCGGCCACTGCCATCAGGGGCAATCACGGTGCGGCGCAGCTGCTCGCCGACCGCCACGGCGCTGCCGAGCTTTTCCAAGTCATTGGTGGGGTTCACCTCCGAGATCACCAGGCTGAGGGTTTCATCGCTGTTGATGAGGTCGTGGAACACCACCTGGGGGCCGCCACTCACCTGCACCCGCGTCCAGCCGGTGGGATAGAGGAAGGCATAGCGCCCATCGGGGCTCTGGAAACCATTGAGCCCGGCTGCCGCAGCGCTGCAAGCAACCAGCAGCCCCGCCAGCACCAAGGCAACCAAACGCGGCAAATAGGCGCGTAGGACAGCCCGATTGCGAAAACCTGCCTGATTGCAAAAAACAGCCATGGCTCAAGGCGCGTTGCGTGGCGCCATTCTGCTGGGCAGCCGTGCCCCCAGGCGTCAGCATGGGCTCCTGATCTCCAGTCTCCCCATGCCACGCCAATCCACCTGGGTGGACCGGCAGCAGCGTCGTCACGACTCTCGCTTCTTCCGCCTGCTGGACGGCTCCTTTCTGTTTCGCTTAGCCCTATCGGGTGCAGCGGCCATGGCGCTGCTGATGGTGGTGAACAGCTACGCCACCTGCCGCAACAACCGCTGGGCCCAGGGTTGCCTTTGGCGGGAGACGGAGGCCCTGATCAGCGTCGGCAATGTGGAATCGCTGAGCATCGTGACGGCCGCCTTCCTCTACGTCCTGGAGGCTCAAAAACGGCGCCAGCGCGACAACATCGAGGCCTACGAGCTGCTGATGAACTGCAATGCCTCCGGCGTCAAATGGCTGGTGGGGCGCATTACCGCTCTAGAGATCCTCAACAGTGCCGGGCTACCAATCGACGGCCAGCAGCTAGCGGGCTTTGACCTACGCAATCTGCAGGCTGCCAACGGCCACTGGCACAACGTCAACCTGGAAGGGAGCGTGCTGCGTGGAGCCAACCTGGCCGGCACCGATCTGAGCGGAGCCAACCTGCGCGGTGCTGATCTGCGAGATGCCGACTTGCGTGGCGCGATCCTTGTAGGTGCCGATCTTGAGGGTGCCCAACTGGAAGGGGCCCTAATGGAAGGCGCACAACTTGATGATGCACAAGTTGATAGGGCCAGCCTCGATAGCGGTGCCCCCAATCCCAGCTGATCGAGCTGGCTGCCTAAGTTCTGAGCAATTGCGGCGGACTGCTGAGCGGCTTTACCCGCCCCCTGGCCAGGCTGATCGACCAGTTCGAGCGCTTACCTGGCATTGGCCCGCGCACGGCCCAGCGGCTGGCTCTACACCTGTTGCGCCAGCCTGAGGAGCAGGTCCGCAACTTCGCCGACGCCCTGCTGGCGGCCCGCAGCCAGGTGGGCCAGTGCAAGTGCTGCTTCCACCTCTCGGCCGAGCCGATCTGTGAGATCTGCCGCAACGAGGAGCGGGGCAACGGCCAGCTTTGTGTTGTGGCCGATTCCCGCGACCTGCTGGCGATGGAGCGCACCCGGGAG
Encoded here:
- a CDS encoding DEAD/DEAH box helicase is translated as MTEHANGGSFACSVDIDAPLETAEINSVEDSSAEIKTEPAIASGFARFGFGPELLKALEAVGYQEPSPIQKAAIPELMLGRDLVGQAQTGTGKTAAFALPMLAALDPDQRKPQVLVLAPTRELALQVAEAFNGYASHLPGVRTLAIYGGADFRDQIHQLKRGVQIVVGTPGRVMDHMRQGTLDLSSLRALVLDEADEMLRMGFIDDVEWVLEQLPEQRQVVLFSATMPPEIRRISQKYLNAPAEITIKQKAADATRIRQRFLMVHAPHKQAALERVLEAETSEGVIIFARTKAITLTVAESLEQHGYDVAVLNGDVPQAQRERTIERLKSGQVDVLVATDVAARGLDVERISLVINYDIPFDSEAYVHRIGRTGRAGRSGDAILFLTPRERRFLGGMERAVGKPIEEMEVPSNATINQNRLDRMRTKLTNCLQTPASSEQERALLSEILQRVAQEQGSSPEQLALAALELSLVGKPLLLQGEENFQQVRQNGPGRDGGRDSGRDGGRDFGRDRGRGREMGREVGRDLGRGAAPRGERPVGPPEDHMERFRVELGWRDRIKPGNIVGAIANEAGLNGRSIGRIQIFDTHSTVDLPKGMPEDVFQGLRQLRVMNKPLQLSRFQG
- a CDS encoding RNA recognition motif domain-containing protein encodes the protein MTIYVGNLSFQAEREDLLDLFGQYGEVRQCSLPLDRETGRKRGFAFVELADDAAEQKAIDDLQDVEWMGRMIRVNKATPREGGGGGGGGGGGRGGYGGGGGNRGGGGGGGYGGGGGGGNRW
- a CDS encoding LCP family protein translates to MRTPPANRPRKRSKRGAVLLAIGVGLGGGLLLAGPLSELLSDNASGASNAITNPFAAWSGITNQDILLLGTDVGGGNTDVIASLRVDGGITRITQIPRDTYIEAEGYGPHKINALYSLGGTDLIKRELARKLGRPITHHVVVNLSAIRRMADALGGIEVNVPKRMAYTDNTQGLYIDLQPGLQNLKGQDLEGFLRFRYDEMGDIGRLERQQLALQALFRKLTRPEHLVRLPILLAAASKNLKTDLGPMELGGLITAMGSTQLETKRLGGRPFYQNDISYWDAEWPQPVLESSASDGSGEDGRYRFLF
- a CDS encoding NAD(P)/FAD-dependent oxidoreductase, encoding MTVPAPADVVIVGAGVAGGVLALALRELGASVTVVAAPASHGLCSATELSYGALPGWPLAPTPLARLAAGASKRWRLLQERHGDLGWRPCRLRLHGAAAGWRPLSAWWPLPFAQVDSAVLAARLPLVLAAAGVTCKTCRVERLDRQPATGWRLSLSDGSDLQAPQLVLAAGAYCRQLWPLLPQRLRSSWAAALELASFPASLGRTAAWLPPSFGRVALERRAAGLSQPEWLVDGGLVPRAEGALLGQHTLVRPGLELGPAPPPLEVEGQLRQELAAQAWGAPLAAQPGHLRQAAVAFCSEGLPLVGPLAGAPGLWLFTGFSAGFSQVPVLAPLLAQALALEGAPAEAAVRRLQQLGLTGAF
- the psbP gene encoding photosystem II reaction center PsbP; this translates as MAVFCNQAGFRNRAVLRAYLPRLVALVLAGLLVACSAAAAGLNGFQSPDGRYAFLYPTGWTRVQVSGGPQVVFHDLINSDETLSLVISEVNPTNDLEKLGSAVAVGEQLRRTVIAPDGSGRQAELVEASERQEGPRTFYDLEYAVHLEDRDRHELATVVLDRGRLYTFAASTNEIRWAKVKDMFHQVVTSFTLLV
- a CDS encoding pentapeptide repeat-containing protein, producing MPRQSTWVDRQQRRHDSRFFRLLDGSFLFRLALSGAAAMALLMVVNSYATCRNNRWAQGCLWRETEALISVGNVESLSIVTAAFLYVLEAQKRRQRDNIEAYELLMNCNASGVKWLVGRITALEILNSAGLPIDGQQLAGFDLRNLQAANGHWHNVNLEGSVLRGANLAGTDLSGANLRGADLRDADLRGAILVGADLEGAQLEGALMEGAQLDDAQVDRASLDSGAPNPS